A genomic stretch from Gardnerella leopoldii includes:
- a CDS encoding ATP-dependent Clp protease ATP-binding subunit, which yields MFERFTDRARRVIVLAQEEARSLQHNYIGTEHILLGLIREGEGIAAKALSSKGVDLEGTRKQVEEMIGKGTVSPAGHIPFTPHAKQVLELSLREALQLGHSYIGTEHILLGLIREGEGVGTQVLIKMEVDLGDLRSTTVDLIRGDNAPNGSEKGELANAGSVQDKRNQSGSALLDQFGRNLTFEAQEGKLDPVIGRSEEIERVMVVLSRRTKNNPVLIGEPGVGKTAVVEGLAQKIVEGDVPETLKNKQVYSLDLGSMIAGSRYRGDFEERLKKVLKEIKTRGDIVLFIDEIHTIVGAGSADGALGASDMLKPMLARGELQTIGATTTDEYRKYIEKDAALERRFQPIQVPEPTIAETIEILKGLRSRYENHHHVTITDGALQSSAELSDRYIQDRHLPDKAIDLIDEAGARLRIKRLTQPPELKELNHKIAKISEKKDEAIKQQDFEEAANLRDDQEKLENEAAEKEKAWREGESNVKMVVDEDMIASVVSSTTGIPVVKLTQAESQKLLQMESELHKRIVGQDEAVSALARSIRRARVGLKDPKRPSGSFIFAGPTGVGKTELAKALANFLFDDDNALIRVDMSEFAEKYAASRLFGAPPGYVGYEEGGELTEKVRRKPFSVVLFDEIEKAHPDIFNTLLQVLDDGHLTDGQGRKVDFKNTIIILTTNLGTRDIAKAANTGFTLGNNADSTYQRMKDQVNSELKRHFRPEFLNRLDDTIVFRQLTEPEVRKIVDMDVKLLNDRLFDRHMSLEITDAAKNLLAQKGFDPLLGARPLRRVIQRDIEDTISEKILLGELSDGEHIKVDAEGEGLLGEFTIKGEKFETIDTTAVVATEDSKSEENKSEDSEKEDSAAKEDITAKEDSNKNK from the coding sequence ACTGATCGCGCACGACGCGTGATTGTGCTAGCTCAGGAAGAGGCTCGCTCACTTCAGCACAATTATATTGGTACTGAGCATATTTTGCTCGGGCTTATTCGCGAAGGTGAGGGCATTGCCGCGAAAGCGTTAAGCTCAAAAGGCGTAGACCTAGAAGGCACTCGCAAACAGGTTGAAGAGATGATCGGCAAAGGCACTGTTTCGCCTGCTGGTCATATTCCTTTTACGCCTCACGCTAAGCAAGTGCTTGAACTGAGTTTGCGCGAAGCTCTTCAGCTTGGTCACAGTTATATTGGTACTGAGCATATTTTGCTAGGGCTTATACGCGAAGGCGAAGGTGTGGGCACGCAAGTACTTATAAAGATGGAAGTTGATCTTGGAGATTTGCGAAGCACTACTGTTGATTTAATTCGTGGAGATAATGCTCCTAACGGTAGCGAGAAGGGCGAGTTAGCTAATGCTGGAAGTGTACAAGATAAGCGAAATCAATCCGGCTCTGCTCTTCTTGATCAATTTGGACGCAATTTAACATTTGAAGCTCAAGAAGGAAAGCTTGATCCTGTTATAGGTCGTTCTGAAGAAATTGAACGCGTTATGGTTGTACTTAGCCGACGCACGAAGAATAATCCTGTGCTTATTGGCGAGCCTGGAGTTGGTAAGACTGCAGTTGTAGAAGGTCTCGCACAGAAAATCGTTGAAGGCGATGTGCCTGAAACGTTAAAAAATAAGCAAGTTTATTCGCTAGACTTAGGTTCAATGATTGCAGGATCTCGCTATCGTGGCGATTTCGAAGAGCGCTTGAAGAAAGTGCTTAAAGAAATTAAAACACGCGGCGATATTGTGCTTTTTATTGATGAAATTCACACTATTGTTGGAGCAGGTTCTGCTGATGGAGCTCTTGGCGCATCCGATATGCTTAAACCAATGCTTGCGCGTGGAGAGCTACAGACAATTGGTGCTACTACTACTGACGAGTATCGCAAGTATATTGAAAAAGATGCTGCTTTGGAGCGTCGTTTCCAGCCGATTCAAGTTCCAGAACCTACAATTGCTGAAACTATTGAGATTCTTAAGGGATTGCGTTCTCGCTACGAAAATCACCATCATGTAACTATTACCGATGGAGCTTTACAGTCTTCTGCTGAGCTTTCTGATCGTTACATTCAAGATCGTCACCTTCCAGATAAGGCTATTGATCTTATTGATGAAGCTGGTGCGCGCTTGCGTATTAAGCGATTGACTCAGCCACCTGAGCTCAAAGAATTAAACCATAAGATTGCTAAGATTTCCGAAAAGAAAGATGAAGCAATCAAGCAGCAAGATTTTGAAGAAGCTGCCAATCTTCGCGACGATCAAGAAAAGCTCGAGAATGAAGCTGCAGAGAAGGAAAAGGCTTGGCGCGAAGGCGAGTCTAACGTCAAGATGGTTGTTGACGAAGACATGATCGCTTCCGTTGTTTCAAGCACTACAGGCATTCCTGTAGTAAAGCTTACTCAAGCGGAATCGCAGAAGCTTCTTCAAATGGAATCTGAACTTCACAAGCGTATTGTTGGTCAAGATGAAGCTGTGTCTGCTTTAGCTCGATCGATTCGTCGTGCTCGAGTTGGTTTGAAGGATCCTAAACGTCCTTCTGGATCGTTTATTTTTGCCGGTCCTACTGGAGTTGGTAAAACTGAGCTCGCCAAGGCACTCGCAAACTTCTTGTTTGATGACGATAATGCCTTAATTAGAGTTGACATGTCAGAGTTTGCAGAAAAGTATGCTGCGTCTAGGCTTTTCGGTGCTCCTCCTGGATATGTTGGATATGAAGAAGGCGGCGAGCTTACTGAAAAAGTTCGCAGAAAGCCATTCTCTGTGGTGCTTTTCGACGAGATTGAAAAAGCTCATCCAGATATTTTCAACACGCTTTTGCAAGTACTCGATGACGGTCACTTAACAGACGGTCAGGGTAGAAAAGTGGACTTTAAGAATACGATTATTATTCTTACCACAAATCTTGGTACTCGCGATATTGCGAAGGCTGCAAACACTGGCTTTACACTTGGAAATAACGCTGATTCCACGTATCAGCGCATGAAAGATCAGGTTAATTCTGAGCTTAAGCGTCATTTCCGTCCAGAGTTCTTAAACCGTTTGGACGACACTATTGTGTTCCGTCAGCTTACAGAGCCAGAAGTTCGTAAAATTGTTGACATGGACGTGAAGTTGCTTAACGACAGGCTGTTTGACCGTCACATGTCTCTAGAAATTACGGATGCCGCTAAGAATTTGCTTGCACAGAAGGGCTTCGATCCTTTGCTTGGTGCACGTCCGTTGCGTCGCGTAATTCAGAGAGATATTGAGGATACTATTTCTGAAAAGATTTTGCTTGGTGAACTTTCTGACGGCGAACACATTAAGGTGGATGCTGAAGGCGAAGGATTGCTGGGGGAGTTCACAATTAAAGGCGAAAAGTTCGAGACAATAGACACAACTGCTGTTGTTGCTACTGAAGATAGCAAGTCTGAAGAAAATAAATCTGAAGATAGCGAAAAAGAAGATAGCGCAGCTAAAGAAGATATTACTGCTAAAGAAGATAGCAATAAGAATAAGTAA
- a CDS encoding ATP-dependent nuclease, giving the protein MRLSKIKIKNYRLLIDAELDVDAKTTLIVGRNNTAKTSCSNCINTVLQGNDFSYNDYPISKRENLYNLFFQFMEKKLSYEDLCRGIEPISIEFVVDYSLDDQDTKLGALSPFIIDVDVDTTTALIRAEYQLKTDESKLRELFKDSCYSNDKFAPKAEEMHAMLASNFSRLFGLIIYAVNPKNLEDWQVKSHRELKDLFPYYPIPAERMLGEDGTQKNESLSSLIADYFSLNEEDLTPDIAEKVKELRAVVDGANKNVQKESDRILSDLVSKAVGFGYPNVEELQLGVTTELKIDDQIKNQTRLSYSSGADDESLPSSHNGLGYKNLIKMEFLLAAFARDVEKKGDACIPLLFIEEPESHMHPQMQHAFAEHLEKFLDKITTVHIQTFLTTHSAHIANTMDFSKIRYAKKSKSGVVYKNLDIFARENADNMDFIKKYLTLSRCDLFFADKIIFVEGASERLLLPDMIEKCEKEKLFDSEKYKLPAQYYALIEIGGAYAYKFIPFADFLGLPCLILTDIDSMIDGRTKAVVSKGKTTSNATIKWWMRKIKGIPQNSKDKIYLADITAATDAEKTLGKCHIEYQTSENGICGRSLEEAIMNVNRSHYGFTEPVAEEDLEFTEKRKTDFALNLICNNPNYSIPQYIKNGLIWLNRQRVLE; this is encoded by the coding sequence ATGCGATTATCGAAGATAAAGATTAAAAACTACAGATTGCTTATTGATGCCGAATTGGATGTCGATGCAAAAACAACCCTTATTGTTGGCAGGAATAATACGGCCAAGACTTCCTGTAGCAACTGTATCAACACCGTGCTACAAGGAAACGATTTTTCATATAATGATTATCCTATATCAAAGCGAGAAAACCTCTACAACCTGTTTTTTCAGTTCATGGAGAAAAAATTGAGTTATGAAGATCTCTGCAGAGGAATAGAACCTATTTCTATAGAGTTTGTAGTTGATTATTCATTGGATGATCAAGATACAAAATTGGGGGCATTATCACCTTTCATTATTGACGTTGATGTGGATACCACTACAGCGTTAATTCGTGCGGAGTATCAGTTGAAAACTGACGAAAGCAAACTGCGGGAACTGTTTAAGGATAGTTGCTATAGTAATGATAAATTTGCGCCCAAAGCAGAGGAAATGCACGCTATGCTTGCAAGCAATTTTTCGAGGTTGTTTGGCTTAATTATCTATGCGGTTAATCCAAAGAATTTAGAAGATTGGCAAGTTAAAAGTCATAGAGAACTTAAAGACCTTTTCCCTTATTATCCGATTCCTGCAGAACGCATGCTTGGAGAAGATGGTACTCAAAAGAACGAGTCCCTTAGTTCGTTGATTGCGGACTATTTCAGCTTGAACGAGGAAGATTTGACACCTGATATAGCAGAGAAAGTCAAGGAACTCCGTGCAGTAGTTGATGGTGCAAACAAAAATGTGCAAAAAGAAAGCGATCGAATACTCAGTGACTTGGTCAGCAAGGCAGTTGGTTTTGGATATCCTAATGTTGAAGAATTGCAGCTTGGTGTTACTACTGAGTTAAAAATTGACGATCAAATAAAAAACCAGACACGGCTTTCATATAGCTCTGGCGCCGATGACGAAAGCCTGCCCAGCTCCCATAACGGATTGGGGTACAAGAATTTGATTAAAATGGAATTTCTCTTGGCTGCGTTTGCACGAGATGTTGAGAAAAAGGGAGACGCCTGCATTCCATTGTTGTTCATTGAAGAACCTGAGTCACATATGCATCCTCAAATGCAGCATGCGTTTGCGGAGCATTTAGAAAAATTCCTCGATAAAATTACAACTGTTCATATTCAGACGTTTTTAACTACTCACTCTGCACATATAGCGAATACTATGGATTTCTCTAAAATCCGGTATGCGAAAAAGTCTAAATCTGGAGTTGTTTATAAGAACCTTGATATTTTTGCGAGAGAAAATGCTGACAACATGGATTTCATCAAGAAATACCTTACCCTTAGCAGATGTGATTTGTTCTTTGCAGATAAGATCATTTTTGTTGAGGGTGCTTCGGAGCGGTTGCTACTACCGGACATGATAGAGAAATGCGAGAAAGAAAAACTGTTTGATTCAGAAAAATATAAACTGCCCGCACAGTATTATGCTTTGATCGAAATTGGAGGAGCATATGCATACAAATTCATACCTTTTGCAGACTTCCTTGGACTCCCTTGCTTAATCCTTACGGATATAGATTCTATGATAGATGGCAGAACAAAGGCTGTTGTCAGCAAAGGTAAGACTACCTCCAATGCAACAATAAAATGGTGGATGCGCAAAATTAAGGGTATTCCGCAGAATAGTAAAGATAAGATTTACCTTGCGGATATCACCGCTGCAACAGATGCAGAAAAGACTTTGGGGAAATGTCATATTGAATATCAAACTTCGGAAAATGGGATATGTGGCAGATCTTTGGAAGAAGCCATCATGAATGTGAATCGTAGTCATTATGGGTTCACAGAACCTGTTGCCGAAGAAGATTTGGAGTTTACTGAGAAAAGAAAGACGGACTTTGCACTCAATCTGATTTGCAACAATCCTAATTATTCTATTCCTCAATATATTAAAAATGGTTTAATATGGCTTAATCGGCAGCGAGTTCTTGAATGA
- a CDS encoding type IIL restriction-modification enzyme MmeI has protein sequence MYPRIKKLDPTYMPQDLRKVHNELDKIVDVAFGATKPCSNNDERLEILFKSYIRMTKE, from the coding sequence TTGTATCCAAGAATTAAGAAACTAGACCCAACATACATGCCTCAAGATTTGCGCAAAGTTCACAACGAGCTAGATAAAATAGTAGACGTTGCTTTTGGTGCCACAAAGCCTTGCTCTAATAATGACGAGCGTTTGGAAATTCTCTTCAAATCCTATATTCGCATGACTAAGGAATGA